In the genome of Montipora foliosa isolate CH-2021 chromosome 3, ASM3666993v2, whole genome shotgun sequence, one region contains:
- the LOC137994239 gene encoding uncharacterized protein, whose product MYAEIRRCMAVDFPEDSDPEIVQEPRKELRDMKSEECEFYRKELEEQERQIRNGYQRIKQKVKSVRQDYRSAVNKGTRSGSGKVVQNNSALLTEIWKGSPSTTSLLFGIDGEVALPSGTNSNLKDEGSVESSPCAADTSTNSSEAEATGSKGKHTINVSNIPKLVDSKRRHMEKSLSEAQRDQLLMPTAKEDLLMKKKTLQAFEQSNKTIDESISKMTTCLTSIGGGISSGMQMLAMALANQTGANSRPAHYTQQHYPPTPQFGRYGNFTAPSIRTHNTHYTANSSTYAKVVFRGVLLPIELEF is encoded by the exons ATGTATGCGGAAATACGCCGATGCATGGCCGTGGATTTTCCTGAAGATTCTGACCCTGAAATTGTTCAGGAACCGAGAAAAGAGCTTAGGGATATGAAAAGCGAGGAATGTGAATTTTACCgaaaagagctggaggagcagGAGAGGCAAATCCGAAACGGCTATCAAAGAATCAAGCAAAAAGTCAAAAGTGTCAGGCAAGACTACCGCAGTGCAGTGAATAAAGGCACCAGGAGCGGCAGTGGAAAGGTGGTTCAAAATAATAGCGCTTTATTGACCGAAATATGGAAAGGCTCGCCATCCACAACGTCTCTCTTATTTGGCATCGACGGTGAAGTGGCTCTACCATCAGGCACCAATTCCAATTTAAAGGACGAGGGATCCGTAG aATCCTCCCCATGTGCTGCTGACACCTCAACTAATTCAAGTGAAGCAGAAGCTACTGGTAGCAAAGGAAAACACACAATAAATGTTTCAAATATTCCAAAACTTGTCGATAGCAAAAGACGACACATGGAAAAGAGCTTATCCGAAGCACAACGGGACCAGCTTCTGATGCCTACTGCAAAAGAAGATCtcctaatgaaaaaaaaaacgctacAAGCATTTGAACAGTCTAACAAAACAATAGATGAGTCAATTTCCAAAATGACAACTTGTTTAACATCTATCGGGGGAGGCATTTCATCAGGAATGCAAATGCTAGCCATGGCCCTGGCTAACCAAACTGGTGCTAACAGCCGTCCTGCACATTACACACAGCAACATTACCCTCCAACTCCACAGTTTGGCAGGTATGGAAACTTCACTGCGCCTTCCATAAGGACACATAATACACACTACACAGCAAACAGCTCCACATACgcgaaagtggttttcaggggGGTCCTGCTtccgatcgaattggaattttgA